In the genome of Pseudobdellovibrionaceae bacterium, one region contains:
- a CDS encoding peptidylprolyl isomerase encodes MKVEKNKVVSLAYSIFNKDGRLLEVRSPEDPVEFLVGHGQILQVLEDKILGETEGFMGQFIFAPEEAHGEYRTELVIQMDREQFPKDVSIEKGMKFESRGPKGEHLALHVLDIQGDHVLVDGNHPLAGETLQFEVKILDVREAAQEEIIRGKVLTNMTPTNVTRH; translated from the coding sequence ATGAAAGTCGAAAAGAATAAAGTGGTGTCGTTGGCCTATTCTATTTTTAATAAAGACGGGAGACTTTTAGAAGTCAGGTCTCCTGAAGATCCTGTTGAGTTTTTGGTAGGACATGGGCAAATCCTGCAAGTTTTAGAAGACAAAATTTTAGGCGAGACCGAGGGCTTTATGGGGCAATTTATTTTTGCCCCTGAAGAGGCCCATGGAGAGTATCGTACAGAACTTGTCATCCAAATGGATAGAGAACAGTTTCCTAAAGACGTTTCCATTGAAAAGGGAATGAAGTTTGAATCCCGTGGTCCAAAGGGCGAGCATCTAGCACTGCATGTTTTAGACATTCAAGGTGACCATGTTTTAGTTGATGGAAATCATCCCTTAGCTGGTGAAACCCTACAGTTTGAAGTTAAAATCCTAGACGTCAGAGAGGCCGCCCAAGAAGAAATCATTAGAGGCAAAGTTCTTACCAACATGACCCCCACCAACGTTACTCGCCACTAA